In the Ilumatobacteraceae bacterium genome, one interval contains:
- a CDS encoding PIN domain-containing protein: protein MTAFVDTNILVRHLTADPPEMAARATAFLADSTHLFLADLIVAETVYVLESFYDAPREQVAAAMRSLITMRSVITVDPALLLRAVEVYEIDRLDFAEAYLVACAESTGVGRVASFDRAIDRVATVERLEP from the coding sequence GTGACGGCGTTCGTCGACACCAACATCCTCGTCCGTCACCTCACAGCCGACCCCCCGGAGATGGCGGCGCGCGCCACGGCGTTTCTCGCCGATTCGACGCACCTGTTTCTGGCCGACCTGATCGTGGCGGAAACCGTGTACGTGCTCGAGTCGTTCTACGACGCACCCCGCGAACAGGTCGCCGCCGCGATGCGCTCGCTCATCACGATGCGTTCGGTCATCACCGTCGACCCGGCGCTGTTGCTCCGTGCCGTCGAGGTCTACGAGATCGACCGTCTCGACTTCGCCGAGGCCTACCTGGTGGCGTGCGCCGAGAGTACCGGCGTCGGCCGGGTTGCATCGTTCGATCGAGCAATCGACCGCGTCGCCACCGTGGAGCGGCTCGAGCCCTGA
- a CDS encoding AbrB/MazE/SpoVT family DNA-binding domain-containing protein, which yields MEITAKISSKGQLTVPKSVRDALGLDEGDDVIFRVEGHRAVLARTPDFLSLAGSIAVPAAKRNAAWDDVIRKTHADRATARR from the coding sequence TTGGAGATCACCGCGAAGATCAGTTCGAAAGGGCAGTTGACCGTTCCGAAGAGCGTTCGTGACGCGCTCGGCCTCGACGAAGGCGACGACGTCATCTTCCGCGTCGAAGGACACCGAGCCGTGCTCGCACGCACTCCGGACTTTCTGTCGCTCGCGGGCAGCATTGCCGTTCCCGCCGCCAAGCGGAATGCCGCGTGGGACGACGTGATTCGGAAGACCCACGCCGACCGAGCAACGGCGCGCCGGTGA